A stretch of DNA from Hydra vulgaris chromosome 03, alternate assembly HydraT2T_AEP:
TTAAAACACTTACCAGCTTGTTTAAAATCGCCTTGTCTTGCATTATCAGACTGTCAAATACATctaaatcattaatattatcAATCGGAAGATTGTATTCTTCAAGCATGCTGTCATCATACTTGTACTTATTATCAAGCAGTGTTTGAAGTAACTGGGTGTTGATTTCTGATTGACGCTGTAATTCTTTAATTGATGttttcatttcaattaataaagcAACCAATGTTTTAGCCATAATTCCTAAAACAATACAATTGAAATAGtaacagtaaataaaatttgactacTATGCTAAAATTGATggttttatataagtaaaaatttttatcctatgcaaatttttttttcaccacGACTAAAGAGACATGCCTGCCCAAATATAGGATTTGACATCAAAATTAGACCTGAAGAATTATGTATTACCATTTAAATTGCAATCACTTAAAGGAACATGAGACGGGTTCATTGAAAACATTGAGCAATGCGATGGCATATCAATTACTGGAACTTGGGAAAATCCTAAAATGAAACAAccataacaattaaaaaacatttattgtttaatgatgtcattcatttcaattttgatgtttaatttgattaaaatgtattatataaaatataaactaatttgaaATCAAGTATAGAAGATGATTCCATATATTAAGTCACCTTTTAAGTTGCTGTCACTTATCTGCCTTTGAGACAAGCGCACTGGAGACACCATAgttttggtaaatatatttatttgctcttctaaaaatttaaaaatatatttgagaaATTGTATTCTCTCTCTCtgtctctctctttctctcatttatatatatatatatatatatatatatatatatatatatatatatatatatatatatatatatatatatatttttttatatatatatatatatatatatatatatatatatactatatatatatacgtaccttatatatatatatttaaacaactttaaaaagtattctacacaatagagtgctcaatgttcttaaaagaacagagcaattatatattagtataaaatcactttactaaatttttttccatttgacactgtgtttcatcaacaaagattCATCAGAAATCCATCAGATTTCTGATTCGTCAGATTTCTGATGaatctttgttgatgaaacacagtgtcaaatggaaaaaaatttagttaagtgattttctactaatatatatatatatatatatatacatatatatatatatatatacatatatatatatatatatatatatatatatatatatatatatatatatatatatacacatatatatatatatatatatatatacatatatatatatatatatatatatatatatatatatatatatatatatatatatatatatatatatatatatatatatatatatatatacactaaacATGATTGTTGACTTATGATCTgctataagaaaaaagtttatgaaatttaatgacttgaaacttattgtttttaagcccggAGTCCTGGAGTCCTTGCCGCCATGTACCTAAGGACTCCGGGTTCAAGAAACAATTGTTCCTCTAAACTCAATTGTTCTAAATCCTCTAAATCCTCTAAACTCAATTGTTCCTCATTTTTTTCCTAATAGTAAtccataaacttatttatatttttagagctcctggataTCAAAAACTAGGTtcaagtaatctttttgtgactttcaaatccggagtcctttttgggactccgcatctctgatagcaatattttttggacgaaaTGAGGTATCATTCAAGAACCGTAAGGAGTTAGAGGTTCCAAATTTCAGATCATTTACCTCTCAAATTAGGAAACTCAGGGACATCAGGAGTTGTTGTGATTGGTTCTGTTCTCAATAGTTTccttttttcgttttttcttGGACAGATGCTCCAATCTTGAAGTTGATACCATCATCAGATTCATGTTCACTTTCTACTAATCCGCTATAGTCTACTTTTctaaaacaaagcaaaatatcaattttattaatttgaaaaaaaaaaaaaaatagatatgcTTATATCATATGTTAACGATATGTTTCACATAAAAATACCGCTTTCTTAGGCGACTTTCATTTGCAATGCTTTTTTTGTCATTCTCTGTGAGATTAAGATCAGACTTATAACTTGCAACCTTCTCTTTTTCTAAAGCCCTCTCATAAGTTGCTATAAATAGTACAATAACTAAAGTAAAAACTTGTATCAtttgtaacatttaaaatacacaACAGCATTTGGCAAAAGCTAACATACCTG
This window harbors:
- the LOC136078068 gene encoding uncharacterized protein LOC136078068, with amino-acid sequence MVSPVRLSQRQISDSNLKGFSQVPVIDMPSHCSMFSMNPSHVPLSDCNLNGIMAKTLVALLIEMKTSIKELQRQSEINTQLLQTLLDNKYKYDDSMLEEYNLPIDNINDLDVFDSLIMQDKAILNKLVIALASKGGQSIREIVKRTINALITNDLQRKFNWTGTVGQAGDKENISTKRAFRKLNRCLALQRGISKNPPTKSITESEFQVKVVRFLRGAADRNGGRKIRAVNKN
- the LOC136078067 gene encoding uncharacterized protein LOC136078067, which translates into the protein MAFIIVEFLDYPEDLKETCELGIIPKGWLCSEEEDCCCYPPFFRNQNKINKMVKDEVEPEQTWHEYRIRVLGKAATYERALEKEKVASYKSDLNLTENDKKSIANESRLRKRKVDYSGLVESEHESDDGINFKIGASVQEKTKKGNY